A genomic segment from Bradyrhizobium sp. ISRA430 encodes:
- a CDS encoding cytochrome c biogenesis CcdA family protein: MVGIGNLALGYAAGALSTLSPCVLPILPIILFAVIERNPWGPLALAAGLSTLFAAVGIVVAAVGFNIGIDPSTLRLVTAALIAGMGIVLLIPTLQGRLTTIATPVATKGQTLLERVQPSGLGGQFVLGTLLGVIWSPCSGPTLGAAVGLAAQGNSIASAAVTMISFGLGAATPILALAYGSRQAIFARRDWLKRVSLIGKPLMGAAFVGIGAFVLTGLDKIVEAALTRAMPEWLVTVTTRL, translated from the coding sequence GTGGTCGGTATCGGCAACCTGGCGCTCGGCTACGCTGCCGGCGCGTTATCGACGTTGTCGCCCTGCGTGCTGCCTATTCTGCCCATCATCCTTTTCGCGGTGATCGAGCGGAACCCATGGGGACCGCTCGCGCTGGCTGCGGGACTCTCGACTTTGTTCGCGGCCGTCGGAATTGTCGTCGCGGCGGTCGGCTTCAACATCGGAATTGATCCGTCTACGTTGCGGCTCGTGACTGCTGCCCTGATCGCCGGAATGGGAATCGTTCTTCTCATTCCGACTCTTCAAGGCAGATTGACAACCATTGCGACGCCGGTGGCAACCAAGGGACAAACCCTGCTTGAGCGGGTTCAGCCGTCGGGACTTGGCGGCCAGTTCGTCCTTGGCACTCTGCTTGGAGTGATCTGGTCTCCTTGTTCGGGCCCCACGCTTGGGGCAGCGGTTGGGCTCGCCGCCCAGGGCAACAGCATCGCGAGCGCAGCGGTCACCATGATCAGCTTCGGTCTTGGTGCAGCGACGCCGATCCTGGCTCTCGCCTACGGCTCAAGACAAGCCATCTTCGCGCGCCGCGACTGGCTGAAGCGCGTGTCGCTCATCGGAAAGCCTCTCATGGGCGCGGCCTTCGTTGGCATCGGCGCCTTTGTCCTTACCGGCCTCGACAAGATCGTCGAGGCCGCCTTGACGCGCGCCATGCCGGAGTGGCTGGTCACCGTGACGACGCGGTTATAA
- a CDS encoding DUF3179 domain-containing protein — MALAPALVVAGTTIVGSAAAEPSRWRAEWPHTDFSQHTVPLNEIKSGGPPKDGIRSIDKPRFERLNDGAASASAARIGNAEPVISLAIRDDARAYPLSILIWHEIVNDIVGGMPVTITYCPLCNSSLVFERTIENRVLDFGTTGKLRNSDLVMYDRQTESWWQQFGGDAIVGVMSGKHLRLVPSRLESFERFRQRFPHGQVLIPNDPGARNYGRNPYAGYDASGQKPFLYDGSLPDDIDPMERVIAVETRPGYHEAWSLPLLRERGTIEAGDIVLKWEAGQTSALDKGTVAGGRDIGNVVVQRQQGGQLSDIPYDVAFAFAFHAFRPDSPIHKRASAGPENRK, encoded by the coding sequence ATGGCGCTTGCCCCGGCGCTTGTCGTCGCTGGCACCACGATTGTTGGCAGTGCCGCGGCCGAGCCAAGTCGTTGGCGAGCAGAATGGCCCCACACCGATTTCTCGCAGCACACCGTCCCGCTAAATGAGATCAAGTCAGGCGGCCCGCCCAAGGACGGCATTCGGTCGATCGATAAGCCTCGCTTCGAGCGACTTAACGACGGCGCTGCCTCCGCATCGGCCGCCCGGATCGGTAACGCGGAGCCGGTCATTTCGCTTGCCATCCGCGACGACGCGCGCGCGTACCCGCTGAGCATCCTGATCTGGCACGAGATTGTGAACGATATTGTGGGAGGTATGCCTGTAACCATCACCTATTGCCCGCTCTGCAACAGCTCGCTTGTCTTCGAGCGCACAATTGAGAACCGCGTTCTCGATTTCGGCACGACGGGCAAGCTCCGAAACTCGGATCTGGTGATGTACGACCGTCAGACCGAGAGCTGGTGGCAACAATTCGGGGGCGATGCCATCGTGGGCGTCATGAGCGGGAAACACCTTCGGCTGGTTCCTTCGCGCCTGGAATCCTTTGAGCGCTTCCGTCAGCGCTTTCCTCACGGGCAGGTGCTGATCCCGAACGACCCTGGCGCGCGCAACTACGGCAGGAATCCTTATGCCGGGTACGACGCGAGCGGGCAAAAGCCGTTCCTCTATGACGGCTCGTTGCCTGACGACATCGATCCGATGGAACGCGTCATCGCCGTCGAAACCAGGCCGGGGTATCACGAAGCATGGTCGCTGCCGCTGCTGAGAGAGCGTGGCACGATCGAAGCCGGCGATATCGTTCTCAAATGGGAGGCCGGGCAAACCTCCGCGCTCGACAAGGGGACCGTCGCAGGTGGCCGCGACATCGGCAATGTCGTCGTGCAGCGACAGCAAGGCGGACAGTTGTCCGACATTCCTTACGACGTCGCCTTTGCATTTGCATTCCACGCCTTCAGGCCGGACAGCCCCATTCACAAGAGAGCATCGGCCGGTCCGGAAAATCGCAAGTGA
- a CDS encoding DUF2282 domain-containing protein produces MSNRTLSALVAGAFVAAVGSLAVAPAAAQMKKGDMEKMMKEKQAETMKALKGGKVEKCFGVALKGQNDCYAGPGTTCAGTSTVDYQGNAFKLEAKGTCTTIQTPKGPGSLTERKA; encoded by the coding sequence ATGTCCAATCGCACGCTATCCGCACTGGTCGCCGGCGCCTTTGTCGCAGCCGTGGGATCGCTCGCCGTCGCACCGGCCGCGGCGCAGATGAAGAAGGGCGACATGGAAAAAATGATGAAGGAAAAGCAAGCCGAGACAATGAAGGCGCTGAAGGGCGGCAAGGTGGAGAAGTGCTTCGGCGTGGCGCTGAAGGGTCAGAACGACTGCTATGCGGGGCCGGGCACGACCTGCGCCGGGACCAGCACGGTCGACTATCAGGGCAATGCATTCAAGCTCGAGGCCAAGGGTACCTGCACAACCATACAGACGCCAAAAGGGCCGGGAAGCCTGACCGAGAGGAAGGCCTGA
- a CDS encoding DUF692 domain-containing protein: protein MSLPSSCTRSCIPARGGVGLKAEHYRTILEQQPDIGFFEVHAENYMGAGGPPHRYLSAIRERYPLSLHGVGLSIGADRALDKEHLKRLNRLILLYRPGLFSEHLAWSSHDSGFLNDLLPVPYTAETLTRVIEHVDQVQNALGRQMLLENPSTYLAFAESTYSEIDFITEVVRRAGCGLLLDVNNVYVASTNQQWDPFAYIDAYPLKHVREVHLAGHTRDADGKGRPLLIDTHNHPVDEIVWDLYAHTVRLTGPLPTLIEWDADVPTWPTLQREAECAEAIMFATKSEAVRRAAAR from the coding sequence GTGTCGCTTCCGTCGTCTTGCACAAGAAGTTGCATCCCCGCACGCGGCGGCGTCGGCCTGAAGGCCGAGCATTACCGCACGATCCTCGAGCAGCAACCCGACATCGGCTTCTTCGAAGTCCATGCGGAAAACTACATGGGCGCGGGCGGGCCGCCGCACCGCTATTTGTCGGCCATTCGCGAGCGATATCCGCTCTCGCTCCACGGCGTGGGTCTTTCGATCGGCGCCGATCGGGCGCTCGATAAGGAACATCTTAAGCGCCTCAACCGGCTAATTCTTCTCTACAGGCCAGGCTTGTTTTCGGAGCATCTGGCGTGGTCATCCCACGACAGCGGGTTTCTCAATGACCTGCTGCCTGTTCCCTATACCGCCGAGACGCTCACGCGCGTCATCGAACATGTGGATCAGGTGCAGAACGCACTCGGCCGGCAGATGCTGCTGGAGAATCCGTCGACCTACCTCGCCTTCGCCGAAAGCACTTACTCCGAGATCGACTTCATCACCGAGGTGGTCCGGCGCGCTGGCTGCGGCCTTCTGCTCGACGTCAATAACGTCTACGTCGCCTCCACCAACCAGCAGTGGGATCCGTTCGCCTACATCGACGCCTATCCGCTCAAACATGTTCGGGAAGTTCATCTCGCCGGCCATACGCGAGACGCCGACGGCAAGGGGCGGCCACTCCTGATCGACACCCACAATCACCCCGTCGACGAAATCGTTTGGGATCTCTACGCGCATACGGTCCGGCTCACCGGGCCGCTTCCCACCTTAATCGAATGGGACGCCGACGTGCCGACCTGGCCCACGCTGCAACGCGAAGCCGAATGCGCCGAGGCGATCATGTTCGCAACCAAATCGGAGGCCGTACGTCGTGCAGCAGCTCGCTGA
- a CDS encoding DNA-binding domain-containing protein, with translation MQQLAERQRDFAASVLDPALPMPEGLLGPDGEPDAKRFAVYRNNVVVSLIEALQHAFPAVHRVVGDDFFRAMARAYVMVQPPRSPIMLDYGAGFPDFIRNFKPAAGLPYLEDVARIERAWTEAYHAPEASPIDPSAFSEVAPDELPAMRLELHPSLRLVRSQFPALAIWQMNVGDGIPAPVDLASGGEDALIIRPAADAEVRLIPKGSLEFIQALRDGRPVLAALKEALTANYRFDLSANLSDLMRAGALVGYSLAQEAAQT, from the coding sequence GTGCAGCAGCTCGCTGAAAGGCAGCGCGATTTCGCTGCATCTGTGCTCGATCCAGCGCTCCCGATGCCCGAGGGTCTTCTTGGCCCGGACGGTGAGCCGGATGCGAAGCGGTTCGCCGTCTATCGCAACAATGTCGTGGTCAGCCTGATCGAAGCGCTGCAGCACGCGTTCCCGGCCGTGCACCGCGTTGTTGGCGACGATTTCTTTCGCGCCATGGCACGCGCCTACGTCATGGTCCAGCCGCCGCGCTCGCCAATCATGCTTGACTATGGTGCCGGCTTCCCGGACTTCATCCGGAACTTCAAGCCCGCGGCCGGGCTGCCCTACTTGGAAGACGTTGCACGGATCGAGCGCGCCTGGACGGAAGCATATCACGCACCCGAGGCTTCGCCGATTGATCCAAGCGCATTCAGCGAGGTCGCCCCCGATGAGCTGCCTGCAATGCGGCTCGAGCTTCATCCTTCGCTGCGTCTGGTCCGATCGCAGTTTCCCGCGCTGGCCATCTGGCAGATGAACGTCGGCGACGGCATCCCGGCTCCGGTCGATCTGGCTTCCGGCGGCGAGGACGCGCTGATCATTCGCCCCGCGGCCGACGCTGAGGTTCGCTTGATCCCAAAGGGCAGCCTGGAGTTCATCCAGGCACTGCGCGACGGAAGGCCGGTGCTCGCTGCGTTAAAGGAAGCTTTGACTGCGAATTACCGCTTCGATCTCTCGGCCAATCTTTCCGATCTAATGCGCGCGGGTGCCCTGGTCGGGTACAGCCTGGCACAAGAGGCGGCCCAGACATGA
- a CDS encoding DoxX family protein, with protein sequence MTVHVNIATLESATRVLADWLARVARVLAPPVLRIALAVPFFKSGLTKWDGFLSLSPAAEFLFEDEFKLHIFGQAYDFPLPTVVAYLDGIAEIVLPILLVVGLATRFSALGILVMTGVIQLVVPEGWANFHLPWAGLAVAIIALGPGTLSVDHLLERLPRPWKQGGA encoded by the coding sequence ATGACCGTGCATGTGAACATCGCAACGCTCGAGAGTGCCACTCGCGTACTGGCCGATTGGCTCGCCCGCGTCGCTCGGGTGTTGGCTCCGCCGGTGCTGCGGATCGCGCTTGCTGTGCCCTTCTTCAAATCCGGGCTAACCAAGTGGGACGGCTTCCTGTCGCTGTCGCCGGCTGCCGAGTTCCTCTTCGAGGACGAGTTCAAGCTGCATATTTTTGGTCAAGCTTATGACTTCCCTTTGCCCACCGTGGTCGCATACCTCGACGGCATCGCCGAGATCGTGCTCCCCATCCTGCTCGTTGTTGGCCTTGCAACTCGTTTTTCCGCACTGGGGATCCTGGTCATGACCGGCGTTATTCAATTGGTCGTGCCGGAGGGATGGGCGAATTTCCATCTGCCGTGGGCTGGCTTGGCAGTAGCCATCATCGCGCTTGGACCTGGGACGCTCTCCGTCGATCATTTGCTTGAACGGCTGCCGCGGCCCTGGAAGCAGGGAGGCGCCTGA
- a CDS encoding sigma-70 family RNA polymerase sigma factor, with product MTHDSRSRGLSLRLVGKHESGAHETASVARDVDWSILMACAQEGDRTAYHRLLQEITPYLRSLAARWHRDPGDVEDSVQDVLLTIHSIRKTYDPARPFAPWLVAIANRRFIDRLRRQGRTRDREIPLTTEHETFSEPQANLEVKQDRLELEGMVNDLPPAQQNAVRLLKLKEMSLKEAAALSGMSISSLKVNVHRALKSLRKMLVDRSEP from the coding sequence ATGACGCACGACTCTCGCAGCCGCGGACTTTCGCTCAGGCTTGTCGGGAAGCATGAGAGCGGCGCGCACGAGACAGCGTCGGTCGCCAGAGATGTCGACTGGTCGATCCTGATGGCCTGTGCACAGGAGGGAGACCGAACCGCCTATCACCGGCTGCTGCAGGAAATCACGCCGTATTTGCGTTCTCTTGCGGCGCGGTGGCACCGTGACCCCGGCGATGTTGAAGACTCTGTTCAGGATGTCCTTCTGACCATCCATTCGATCCGAAAGACCTACGACCCGGCCCGGCCATTTGCGCCGTGGCTGGTTGCAATTGCGAACCGGCGTTTCATTGACCGGCTGCGCCGTCAGGGCCGCACCAGAGACCGTGAAATACCTTTAACCACCGAGCATGAAACCTTTTCCGAACCTCAAGCGAACCTGGAAGTGAAGCAGGACAGGCTGGAGCTTGAAGGCATGGTCAACGATCTGCCCCCTGCGCAGCAGAACGCCGTCCGGCTGCTCAAACTCAAGGAGATGTCATTGAAGGAGGCCGCGGCGCTGAGCGGCATGTCGATCAGCTCCCTCAAGGTCAACGTCCACCGTGCGCTGAAGAGCCTTCGGAAAATGCTGGTCGATCGGAGCGAACCGTGA
- a CDS encoding DUF1109 domain-containing protein — MIKTPDLIASLAANATPVRRLRPPVMRAACWLLLAAVVLTLLAVNQGIRPDLVRRLQEPAFVVCIAASLLTGVLAAIVAFLVSLPDRSRLWLLLPIPALILWLSNIGYQCLTQWVAIGPDGMSFGEAARCFATLVLTSLPLSLAMLVMLRYAAPLRPIAATFMGSLAVAAITATALSLFHVIDATAMVLMWNFGTAALFVGLAGLFGRTMFRWAAPRTLYARD, encoded by the coding sequence GTGATCAAGACACCCGATCTCATTGCTTCCCTTGCGGCGAACGCCACGCCGGTACGGCGGCTGCGGCCGCCGGTCATGCGGGCGGCGTGCTGGCTCCTGCTTGCAGCGGTCGTCTTGACGCTGCTGGCCGTCAACCAGGGAATTCGCCCCGACCTGGTTCGGCGGCTGCAGGAGCCGGCCTTTGTCGTCTGCATAGCGGCCTCGCTTCTGACCGGGGTACTCGCGGCGATCGTTGCCTTCCTCGTGAGCCTCCCCGACCGGTCGCGGCTCTGGCTTCTGCTTCCGATCCCGGCGCTGATCCTGTGGCTTTCGAATATCGGCTATCAGTGCCTCACTCAATGGGTCGCTATTGGACCTGACGGCATGAGTTTTGGGGAGGCCGCGCGCTGCTTCGCTACGCTCGTGCTGACCAGCCTGCCATTGTCGCTCGCGATGCTGGTGATGCTGCGCTATGCGGCTCCGCTTCGCCCAATCGCCGCGACCTTCATGGGTAGCTTGGCGGTCGCTGCGATCACGGCAACGGCACTGTCGCTCTTCCACGTCATCGATGCGACCGCGATGGTCCTGATGTGGAACTTCGGAACCGCAGCTCTGTTCGTCGGCCTGGCAGGTCTGTTCGGTCGGACAATGTTCCGATGGGCCGCGCCTCGAACGCTATACGCACGAGACTAG
- a CDS encoding peroxiredoxin-like family protein — MTDFPHLFPRRAVPPLRVDLASGGTFDLAREKPAQFTLLVFYRGLHCPICKTQLRDLEAKLDEFDKRGVAVVAVSSDTKERATQTMDGWGLTRLRLGYGLDLAAARRWGLFISSGRGMTSVGVEEPALFSEPGLYLIRPDGTLYFGSVQTMPFARPHFADILAAIDYVLKNNYPARGEVMDLSEAAPAA, encoded by the coding sequence ATGACCGATTTCCCACACCTGTTTCCGAGGCGGGCCGTTCCACCTCTTCGAGTTGACCTCGCGAGCGGCGGCACCTTCGATCTTGCGCGCGAGAAGCCTGCGCAGTTCACGCTTCTCGTGTTCTACCGCGGCCTTCACTGCCCGATCTGCAAGACCCAGCTTAGGGACCTGGAAGCAAAGCTCGATGAGTTCGACAAGCGCGGCGTTGCGGTGGTGGCCGTATCGTCCGATACGAAAGAGCGGGCCACACAGACCATGGACGGCTGGGGATTGACGCGGCTGCGTCTCGGCTACGGCCTCGATCTGGCGGCGGCGCGGCGGTGGGGCTTGTTCATCTCGTCAGGGCGCGGCATGACCTCCGTCGGAGTCGAAGAGCCCGCGCTTTTCTCCGAGCCGGGACTCTACCTGATACGGCCGGACGGCACGCTCTACTTCGGCAGCGTCCAGACCATGCCGTTCGCGCGACCGCACTTCGCCGACATTCTCGCCGCAATCGACTATGTCCTGAAGAACAATTACCCGGCGCGCGGCGAAGTCATGGATCTGTCGGAAGCAGCCCCGGCAGCGTGA
- a CDS encoding class I SAM-dependent methyltransferase: MNEADNQRTTEPGALSPTAIKQCCATVYESDAVKLLLGDALHPGGTEMTERLGRMLGLGPRKRVLDVAAGRGTTALTLATRFGCEVIGLDYSPRNIEEAKRGASERGLSDKVTFYCGDAERLPFADASFDAIVCECALCTFPNKASAATEFARVLRVGGQVGLSDPTRRGTLPSELQCLAAWIACIADAQPLTEYGALLAAAGLRVVATEVHNGALIDFVNQIRTRLLMTEVMVGLNKLSLPGFDIAMVKDFTRRVLEAIGAGELGYAILIAAKGG; encoded by the coding sequence ATGAACGAGGCGGACAACCAGCGCACAACCGAGCCAGGCGCACTTTCGCCCACGGCGATTAAGCAGTGCTGCGCAACTGTCTATGAAAGCGACGCAGTGAAGCTGCTGCTGGGCGACGCGCTGCATCCAGGCGGCACCGAGATGACCGAGCGGCTCGGCCGCATGCTGGGCTTGGGACCGCGAAAGCGGGTTCTGGATGTTGCCGCCGGCCGGGGAACAACGGCGTTGACGCTTGCGACGCGGTTCGGGTGCGAGGTGATCGGCCTTGACTATAGTCCGCGCAATATCGAGGAGGCGAAACGCGGCGCCAGCGAGCGAGGCTTGAGCGACAAGGTCACCTTTTATTGCGGGGATGCCGAGCGATTGCCCTTTGCCGATGCCTCGTTCGACGCAATCGTTTGCGAGTGCGCGCTGTGCACGTTCCCAAACAAGGCGTCTGCCGCGACGGAATTTGCGCGCGTGCTTCGCGTGGGTGGGCAAGTCGGTCTAAGCGACCCGACGCGCCGAGGGACCCTGCCGTCCGAACTTCAGTGCCTTGCGGCGTGGATTGCCTGCATAGCCGATGCTCAGCCGCTCACGGAATACGGGGCCCTGCTCGCCGCAGCCGGTCTAAGGGTAGTGGCAACTGAAGTGCACAATGGCGCGTTGATCGACTTCGTGAACCAGATCCGCACGCGACTTCTCATGACCGAAGTGATGGTGGGCTTGAACAAGCTATCGCTGCCAGGGTTCGATATTGCGATGGTGAAGGATTTCACGCGGCGCGTGCTGGAAGCGATAGGGGCGGGCGAGTTAGGCTACGCGATCTTGATTGCTGCCAAAGGAGGATAG
- a CDS encoding radical SAM protein: MNERILDLGAKQAIDVGRDAGASEIANGHRGDSDYVFHELTRSICPACRRVIDAKILLRDNKVYMSKRCPQCGPFMSLVYGDADAYISFARYNKPGTIPLAHGAAVEHGCPHDCGLCPDHEQHACLGIIEVNSACDMDCPLCFADAAPGFSLTVEEVEQMLDDYVRTEGQPEVVQFSGGEPTMHPQIIDFVRAAYARNIRFVMINTNGKRIARDDRFLEQLNEVRPALYFQFDGFERDTYRIIRGEPDLLEEKLLALDRLAQIGLDVTIVPAIERGVNEREIGRIVEFAIEHPTIRGITFQPAFHAGRHMNHDPMSRMTIPDIIRQIEIQTGGKFVASDFVPVPCCFPTCNSVTYAFVEGDKVTPLPRIINVNDYLDYITNRIVPDFSHEVRTALEGLWSSSSVAGSEKSLQQVAISCQACALPDGLAINEIAKSMIMIMLQDFMDPWTFNQKNLMKCCKEFLLPGDKQIPFCAYNSVGYREQARRQLNAMEPERRRARREGRAYKPRPVVFDFGDRTHVR; encoded by the coding sequence ATGAACGAGCGCATTCTTGACTTAGGTGCCAAGCAGGCCATTGACGTTGGTCGGGACGCCGGCGCAAGCGAGATTGCCAACGGTCATCGTGGCGATTCAGACTATGTATTCCATGAATTGACGCGAAGTATCTGCCCTGCCTGCCGGCGGGTTATCGATGCCAAGATTCTTCTGCGCGACAACAAAGTCTATATGAGCAAGCGTTGCCCGCAGTGCGGGCCGTTCATGTCGCTCGTGTACGGCGATGCCGATGCCTACATCTCGTTCGCGCGCTACAACAAGCCGGGCACGATCCCGCTGGCCCACGGAGCGGCTGTCGAACATGGCTGCCCGCATGATTGCGGCCTTTGTCCTGACCACGAGCAGCACGCCTGCCTCGGCATCATAGAGGTCAATAGTGCATGCGACATGGACTGTCCCCTTTGCTTTGCCGATGCAGCGCCCGGCTTCAGCCTCACCGTGGAAGAAGTCGAGCAGATGCTCGACGATTACGTGCGGACGGAAGGTCAGCCCGAGGTGGTGCAGTTTTCCGGCGGCGAGCCGACGATGCACCCGCAGATCATCGATTTCGTCCGCGCCGCATACGCCCGCAATATCCGCTTCGTTATGATCAACACCAACGGAAAGCGCATCGCCCGCGACGATCGATTCCTCGAACAGCTCAACGAGGTGAGGCCCGCGCTCTACTTCCAGTTCGACGGCTTTGAGCGGGATACCTATCGGATCATTCGCGGCGAGCCGGACCTCCTGGAGGAAAAGCTTCTCGCCCTGGACCGGCTCGCGCAGATCGGCTTGGACGTGACCATCGTCCCCGCCATCGAGCGCGGCGTCAACGAGCGTGAAATCGGCCGAATCGTCGAATTTGCGATCGAACATCCGACCATCCGCGGCATCACCTTTCAGCCGGCATTTCACGCAGGCCGGCATATGAACCACGACCCGATGAGCCGGATGACGATTCCCGATATCATTCGGCAGATCGAGATCCAAACGGGCGGCAAATTCGTCGCCTCCGACTTTGTGCCAGTGCCGTGCTGCTTTCCGACGTGCAATTCGGTGACCTATGCCTTCGTCGAAGGCGATAAGGTCACCCCACTGCCGCGCATCATCAACGTCAACGACTACCTCGACTACATCACCAACCGGATCGTACCGGATTTCAGCCACGAAGTCAGGACGGCGCTGGAAGGCCTGTGGTCGTCGTCCTCTGTCGCAGGTTCGGAAAAATCGCTGCAGCAGGTCGCGATATCGTGCCAAGCGTGCGCGCTTCCGGATGGGCTGGCGATCAACGAGATCGCGAAAAGCATGATCATGATCATGCTCCAAGATTTCATGGACCCCTGGACCTTCAATCAAAAGAACCTCATGAAGTGCTGCAAGGAATTTCTGCTGCCGGGGGATAAGCAGATTCCGTTCTGCGCCTACAATTCGGTCGGCTATCGCGAGCAGGCGCGGCGGCAGCTCAATGCCATGGAGCCAGAGCGACGGCGCGCCAGGCGGGAAGGCCGAGCCTACAAGCCAAGACCCGTCGTATTCGACTTCGGCGACCGCACGCACGTCCGATGA
- a CDS encoding vitamin K epoxide reductase family protein, producing MSVYRYIAFAVALASAAAMLYVGLYQSRLVGRLICPFFGEGCEGVANAPFARPFGIPDGYIGAALYIVIVALLLAPLGRWAWIVLLVLSTAATLANILGVRDMMIFGGYCFYCLTTAFLSPVLLWSVWKLG from the coding sequence ATGAGCGTGTATCGTTATATTGCATTTGCTGTCGCACTAGCGAGTGCTGCAGCCATGCTCTACGTCGGGCTATATCAGAGCCGGCTCGTCGGTCGCCTCATTTGTCCCTTTTTCGGCGAGGGCTGCGAAGGGGTCGCCAATGCTCCGTTCGCGCGACCGTTTGGCATTCCCGACGGCTATATCGGCGCCGCCCTTTACATCGTGATCGTCGCGTTATTGCTCGCGCCGTTGGGTCGCTGGGCCTGGATCGTGTTGCTGGTGCTTTCGACCGCGGCAACGCTCGCAAACATTCTCGGTGTGCGCGATATGATGATTTTTGGAGGTTATTGCTTCTATTGCCTGACGACTGCGTTCTTATCGCCGGTGCTGCTGTGGTCGGTATGGAAATTAGGGTGA
- a CDS encoding cytochrome c/FTR1 family iron permease, whose protein sequence is MLAAYPVPLAPNKVPDFARGATLFAQNCATCHGEAGDGHGPDAVKLDTPPIAFTDAERARQRSVFALYQVITQGLDGTAMSSFDSLPTDDRWALAFYAGHFAFPDPAAAEGERLWRQNASLHRLVPDLKTLAGTTPAALASKIGQDKADALMAYLRRHPDAVLLQQGGSLSLVRGRLTESLAAYRAGDRLHAGELALSAYLDGFEPIEPALGARDRTLMERIEGAMGDYRAAIQSGENADALADRVQVLDDLFDDAEASLSPDAASGLSTFIGAATILLREGLEALLIVVAMIAFLRKAERMEVMPYVHAGWVGALVAGLLTWIVATWVIGISGASRELTEGFGSVFAAVVLLSVGIWMHGKAQADQWQRYIRERMANALSGSSAWLLFGLAFIVVYREVFETILFYAALWAQGNGSMILAGALSACAALGGIAWAMLRYSSRLPIGKFFTYSSWLMAVLTVVLAGKGIAALQEAGIVSIAPLRSVPRISLVGLFPTAQTVAAQVLMIAALAIGFALNRRKIAWKDG, encoded by the coding sequence TTGCTCGCGGCCTACCCGGTGCCGCTGGCGCCGAATAAGGTTCCGGACTTCGCACGCGGCGCGACGTTGTTCGCTCAGAACTGCGCCACCTGCCATGGCGAGGCCGGCGACGGCCATGGACCAGATGCCGTCAAGCTTGATACGCCGCCCATCGCGTTCACGGATGCCGAGCGCGCTCGCCAGCGCAGCGTGTTCGCACTCTACCAGGTGATCACCCAAGGTCTCGACGGAACGGCGATGTCGAGCTTCGACAGCCTACCGACCGATGATCGTTGGGCTTTGGCGTTCTACGCTGGTCATTTCGCCTTTCCCGATCCAGCAGCGGCCGAAGGCGAACGGCTGTGGAGGCAGAACGCCTCGCTTCACCGGCTCGTTCCCGATCTGAAGACGCTCGCCGGCACAACACCCGCAGCGCTCGCGAGCAAGATCGGACAGGACAAGGCCGACGCTCTCATGGCTTATTTGCGTCGCCATCCCGACGCGGTCCTGCTGCAGCAGGGCGGATCCCTGTCACTGGTGCGCGGTCGCCTGACCGAGAGCCTTGCCGCCTATCGTGCAGGGGACCGCCTGCATGCCGGCGAGCTGGCTTTGTCTGCCTATCTCGATGGATTCGAGCCGATCGAACCGGCGCTGGGCGCGCGCGATCGTACGCTCATGGAGCGGATCGAGGGCGCGATGGGCGACTATCGCGCCGCCATCCAGAGCGGAGAGAATGCCGACGCGCTCGCCGATCGCGTGCAGGTCCTCGACGATCTTTTTGACGACGCCGAGGCGTCGCTCTCCCCCGATGCGGCAAGCGGCCTCTCAACGTTTATCGGGGCGGCGACGATCCTGCTGCGCGAGGGGCTGGAAGCGCTGCTGATCGTCGTTGCGATGATCGCTTTCCTGCGCAAGGCCGAGCGGATGGAGGTCATGCCCTACGTCCACGCGGGTTGGGTGGGCGCCCTCGTCGCCGGCCTCCTGACCTGGATCGTCGCGACCTGGGTGATCGGAATCAGCGGCGCGAGCCGAGAGCTGACGGAGGGGTTCGGGTCGGTCTTCGCCGCCGTCGTCCTGCTCTCGGTCGGCATCTGGATGCATGGCAAGGCACAAGCCGACCAATGGCAACGCTACATTCGCGAAAGGATGGCGAATGCCTTGTCCGGAAGTTCGGCCTGGTTGCTGTTTGGGCTCGCTTTCATCGTCGTCTACCGAGAGGTGTTCGAGACGATCCTGTTCTACGCGGCGCTGTGGGCCCAGGGAAACGGCAGCATGATACTCGCCGGAGCACTGAGCGCGTGTGCAGCACTTGGGGGCATCGCGTGGGCGATGCTGCGCTATAGCAGTCGGCTGCCGATCGGTAAGTTCTTCACCTACAGTTCGTGGCTCATGGCGGTTCTGACGGTCGTGCTGGCCGGCAAGGGCATCGCAGCTCTGCAAGAGGCCGGCATCGTCAGCATCGCCCCGCTACGCTCGGTGCCGCGTATCTCGTTGGTTGGTCTGTTCCCAACTGCGCAAACTGTTGCGGCCCAGGTGCTGATGATCGCGGCTCTGGCCATAGGGTTCGCTCTCAATCGTCGAAAGATCGCATGGAAGGATGGATAA